The Deinococcota bacterium genome has a window encoding:
- a CDS encoding NUDIX hydrolase — MARREFVVAAAVLLDPKGRVLLVGNDWQGFGNVRYTLPGGVVERGESTIDALAREVKEETGLQITRIEHLAYAVHVEDVRRNDRAVSFAFVAAYTGLLNPRDPDGFIVEARFFPVEEVEAMIPIPPLREPLANYLRDRTPGRFYSYAGWDGRGLQQV, encoded by the coding sequence GTGGCGCGGCGTGAGTTCGTCGTTGCCGCTGCGGTGCTGCTCGACCCCAAGGGGCGAGTACTGCTGGTAGGCAACGACTGGCAAGGCTTCGGCAACGTGCGCTACACCCTGCCCGGCGGCGTGGTGGAGCGCGGTGAGTCCACTATCGACGCGCTCGCCCGCGAGGTCAAAGAGGAGACGGGGCTCCAGATCACCCGGATCGAGCACCTCGCCTACGCCGTTCACGTCGAGGACGTGCGCCGCAACGACCGGGCGGTCTCCTTTGCCTTCGTGGCGGCCTACACCGGGCTCTTAAACCCGCGCGACCCGGACGGCTTCATCGTCGAGGCGCGCTTTTTTCCCGTCGAGGAGGTCGAGGCGATGATTCCCATCCCGCCCCTGCGCGAGCCGCTCGCCAACTACCTGCGCGACCGCACGCCCGGACGCTTCTACT
- the prfA gene encoding peptide chain release factor 1 translates to MIEKLKSLEREFTDLEAQLADPQVIADQARYRTMMQRYSELSAIIKIYRDYAEVLSGVANAEEALLDPDLEAMAREELPALGAQRADFESRLERLLLPKDPFDSKNVIVEIRAAAGGGEASLFAAEIYNMYARYAERLGYKVELLDSYPTDVGGFSKLSFEILGAGAYSKFKYESGVHRVQRVPETETQGRIHTSTVTVAVLPEAEDVDVALSPADYRVDVFRSSGPGGQSVNTTDSAVRITFKPGSSEEIVVSCQDGKSQIKNKEKALTVLRSRLLEREMEKAQAEAREARLVQIGSGERSEKIRTYNFPQSRVTDHRIGYTSHNLSDIMLGGLSELTLALSEAEQGRRLDEMSGETAGAVAGATGGAA, encoded by the coding sequence ATGATCGAGAAACTGAAGTCCCTAGAACGCGAGTTCACCGACCTGGAGGCGCAGCTCGCCGACCCCCAGGTGATCGCCGACCAGGCGCGCTACCGAACGATGATGCAGCGCTACAGCGAGCTGAGCGCCATCATCAAGATCTACCGCGACTACGCCGAGGTCTTGAGCGGCGTAGCGAACGCCGAGGAGGCGCTTCTAGACCCCGACCTCGAGGCGATGGCCCGCGAGGAGCTGCCCGCGTTGGGGGCCCAGCGCGCCGACTTCGAGAGCAGGCTCGAGCGCCTCCTCTTGCCCAAGGACCCCTTCGACAGCAAGAACGTCATCGTCGAGATCCGCGCGGCGGCGGGCGGCGGCGAGGCCTCGCTGTTTGCCGCCGAGATCTACAACATGTACGCCCGCTACGCCGAGAGGCTCGGCTACAAGGTGGAGCTTTTGGACTCCTACCCGACCGACGTGGGCGGCTTCAGCAAGCTCTCCTTCGAGATTCTGGGCGCGGGCGCCTACAGCAAGTTCAAGTACGAATCGGGCGTCCACCGGGTCCAGCGCGTTCCCGAGACCGAGACGCAGGGGCGCATTCACACCAGCACCGTCACCGTGGCCGTCCTACCCGAGGCCGAAGACGTGGACGTGGCCCTCTCGCCCGCGGACTACCGCGTCGATGTGTTTCGCTCGTCGGGTCCCGGCGGTCAGTCGGTCAACACCACCGACTCAGCGGTGAGAATCACCTTCAAGCCGGGCTCGAGCGAGGAGATCGTGGTCTCCTGTCAGGACGGCAAGTCGCAGATCAAGAACAAGGAGAAGGCTCTGACCGTCTTGCGCTCGAGGTTGTTGGAGCGCGAGATGGAAAAGGCCCAGGCCGAGGCGCGTGAGGCGCGGCTGGTGCAGATCGGCAGCGGCGAAAGAAGCGAGAAGATTCGCACCTACAACTTTCCGCAGTCGCGGGTGACCGACCACCGCATCGGCTACACCAGCCACAACCTCTCGGACATCATGCTGGGCGGGCTCAGTGAACTCACCCTGGCGCTCAGCGAAGCCGAGCAGGGCCGCCGCCTCGACGAGATGTCCGGGGAGACGGCCGGGGCGGTGGCGGGGGCTACGGGTGGCGCGGCGTGA